Below is a genomic region from Triticum dicoccoides isolate Atlit2015 ecotype Zavitan chromosome 5A, WEW_v2.0, whole genome shotgun sequence.
GCACTTCTTTTAAACTCGGAGAAGTAATATCTCTCTTTTAAACTCAGAGTATAAGTTATGCGTGTATTTCTAGATCATCAACTTTACCGACCAAATATAccatccgttcttaaatataagtcttttaagagaTTTCAATATAAACTACATACAGGGCAcagtgagtgaatctacactctgaagtaggtctatatacattcgtatgtagtttgtatgaaaatctctaaaatgacttatatttaggaacggatggagtattaaATAAATATTGTATTTGAATTCATGTTTGAATGCTCCCTTTTTTCAAACATACAGGTCAGACTGATTTTCTTAAATTTGACGAAAGTCTATCTATTAAGAAAAATATGTACATGTGTAATACAAATTAGACTCTGACACATATTTTTATATTACATTTATTTTGTAATATTAATAATAGCATATTTTTCTATTAATTTGGttaaactttgtgaagtttgattTTTGGAAAAAAGTCAATATGTATTATATATTTTAAAAATAGATGGAAGTACTTCTTTTGTCCCAAAATAAGCAACGTGGTTTGAAGTAAAACCATGCCACTTATATGGGGACGTGGGAGTGCTTTTTTTGACATATCAATTATATTTTATTTAGGAACCTTCAAGTCTCTCTTTCCTGCTCTACAAGAAAAGTTTTTCTCCTCCCGTCGGTACCGCCGTATGTCCGTCCCATCTCCGATGGCCTCTAGGCCATGGAGGTGTGGAGGGTCTCGGCCCCTCGTTGGCGGGATGGACCCATTTTCATTCTTGTTAAAATCAACGTCTTGGTTGGGGCTGTGTGGCGGCTGCGATGTCCCTTAGTACGAATAATGTCTCCCACCTTCTATCCCCGTCCTGATGGTGCATTTAGCATCGTCGAAGGGTGTGTGGAGGTTTGTCTCTGTCGGATCTTGTGGGATTCGGTTGGtgctggtcttcggtggatctATTTCGATCTGGTCTTCGTTCGTTTTCGTTTAGGTGTTTACAGGTTTAACCCTTCTGATCTACGATTttcttcatcggcgatggttgctACTCTGGTGCGTTGGTCCTATCGAACCTTAGTACGACGACTTTCtgattgtctactacaacaagatttACCCGGCTCCGGTGAGAaaggggtgatgacggcggtgcGCCTTTGCCTCGCTCCAATGCTTGTAGTTGTTGTTAGGTGGTCCACGGacatggttgtaatttttattacctctatTGTTCTTCGTGTtgccatgattgaaaatgaatagtgatagtttctcgaaaaaaaattatattttgtTTACCAAACTAATGATCTAGAAATACATGTGTGTCTAATAAACCTCAAATAGAGGGGGCACAAACAATCATTCTTTCTGCTCCTGCTTCCCAACTTAAGCGACGGGTAGTGGCAGCTAATCTACCCTACCAAGACAACACTGTGAGCCCCCTTCCCGCTAGTTCATCCCTTCGGCTACAAGAAGGGGCGAGGACCACAGGGCTTCGGTCCAATGGTGGTAGGGTTAGGAACAAATTTAGGATTCATCTTCATTTAGCGGTGGCGAGATGGATCATGTTGCCGTCGACATGACATGGCATAatatgttggaattttgctagtaggtctttggcccaaagcccaactaaaattctgaaattttctTGACTCATTCatacacacatgtgagtggagtgagtgaagctaaagtttagtcccatcccggaagttgagagagagttgcacctctttataaggtgagctcttctaccacttgtatgagcatgagaagagaagacctacacgcgcgctcctccttgctcgcctcgtcacgacgcgtcgcgccgcgccgcgggctgcgggattgagccgagccaaggacagagctatgcacgttgtctatatttttgctgcacgggaaaaattaatgagtcattaattgataattaacggacgcgttaattactggacCGTTTCCGATTtttttttggatcgtgacgactcggacgtggggtttactctcacgacctacccgacccgcactatatagtcaggcagacgtctacctagccgccgccgcttcgtatgatttctcaccaccgttccagatcattgcgccgccaagcaagtcttctccatccctccttccggcgtgcaccgcgagaaagggacagcaggcctccgaaaccccgcctctcgAGATCCTgtgcgggagaggggcgatcaggtttttggggagcgcactcgcgcgactgctggcagtgacgacttcgcgaacgacgacttcttttcCAACCTcgacaacctcatcctcgacgacatgggcgacaacgtcaacgccggcagtgctgcacccgctgcaccgtatgtgattctatccttcctgttcgagatcgtggtagaattcatgtttctagtatgtgccctagatgtgatatgttcatctgctatactagttcgcatgattagtttaatctctgctgttgtggtcatgatttatcttctgtttattcggattaaatctcgtagtaatttgctcatatttccaacaatccaaaaacctgattataggcaatttactccgagtggttttgctgcgcatctgaagccgcctgcctttaagggggcgcaatataagaggtggcgcacgagagcagtctactggttttagaccatgggctgctatgatgccaccaagggcaagcctgagggcgatcttaatccagcacagctggaagcttttgagaagatcgataccctctttaaaggcgctcttttgagtgttcttgatgactccattgtgaatttgtatatgtcgtttgacaacggcaaggacatgtgggctacgctcgaggccaagtttggtgcctcggacgccggcagcgagttgtacgtcatggagcaattctatgactacaagatgactgatgagcgccctgttgtacagcaggctcatgagatacaaccgctcacaaaagaacttgagtatttcaagtgtgtgttgccggacaaatttgttgccggaagcatcattgccaagcttccaccttcgtggaacaattttgctactttcctgaaacacaagagacaggagttttccgttgcggatctcattggtactcttgatgttgaagagaaggcgagcgcaaaggacacacgtgctcgagttgctgagggaggttctagtgcccacatggtacagaagaagaactcccagcccaacaagttcaaaaacaataaaaacaaaactcagggcaaaggcaagtttgatacaaagaacaagccatcacattctaccaacttcaagaagaattctcataagaaggggaaggggctTTGCCATGTCTGCGCTGATCCTAATCActaggctccgaagtgtcctaaccgctttgaggagcgcgaacatgagaagagcggcaagtccgctaatgttgtcatcggtgatactgatatgaaggaatcaggatacggtatttttcctaccatcatttcagtatttcaatcccctgattggttaattgacaccggtgtcgatgtacatgtttgtgctgacgcctccatgttttcttcttaccaggcaacagggacttcacccgtgctgatggggaatgggtcacatgccatcgttcgaggtgttggtacggtcgatctgaagtttactttggggaagactgtgcgtctgaagaacgttcatcatgtgccgtccatcaataaaaatctcgttagcggttcccgtttatgtcgagatggttttaagttggttttcgaatccaataaagttgtaatttctaagtgtggataatttgttggaaaaggctatgagtgcggaggcttgttccgcctatctttgtcagatatttgcactaaagttattaataatgtttgccacaataatgagtctgatacttggcattcacgactttgtcatattaactttggttgcatgacgcggctagccaatatgaatttaactccgaaaatctctactgtcaaaggctctaagtgccaagtatgtgtgcaagctaagcaacatcgcaagtcccataagactgcagaggcaagagacttggcgccactagagcttatacattctgatctttgtgagatgaatggcgtgttgacaaaaggtggaaagagatacttcatgacgttgattgatgactccactagatattgttatgtgtatcttttgaaatcaaaagatgaggctttgactttctttaaaaactataaagctgaggcagagaaccaacttgatcggaaaattaaacggcttaggtccgatcgtggtggagagtatttttccaatgaatttgatctgttttgtgcggaacatggtataatccatgagaggacgcctccctactcaccccagtcaaatggggtagccaaaaaaaagaaccgaactctaactgatatagTTAACACCAtattagacacttcgggtctatccaaggaatggtggggtgaggcgctaatgactgcgtgtaatgttctaaaccgagttcccacaaagcataagaccatgactccatttgaggaatgagaaaggaaaaggttaaaactctcttacctacgtacttggggttgtttggcgaaagtcaatataccaattccgaagaagcgcaagcttggaccaaaaaccgtggattgtgttcttctgggctatgcttttcatagcatcggctatagatttttgataataaaatctgaggtatgcgacatgcatgttggtacgattatggaatcaaatgatgcaactttctttaaggacatatttcctatgaaggatatgttgagttcatcaaatcaggagatacctactccatctagtgaggaactcactgtaattcctgaatccaccattgcgatggaacacgttgagaatcctgttgagggtgacaatggaactcctgtgaggagtaagagacagaggactacaaagtcttttggtgatgatttcattgtgtacctcgtgaaTGATACactcaggactatttcagaagcctatgcatctcctgatgctgactactggaaggaagctgtacgtagcgagatggattccatcttagctaacgatacctgggagatcactgaccgtacttatgggtgcaaacctgtaggatgtaagtgggtgttcaagaagaagcttagacctgatggtacgattgaaaagtacaaggcacggcttgtggccaagggttatacccagaaagaaggtaaagacttctttgatacttactcacccgtggctagactgaccacaattcgggtgctactatcactgcctACCTCACATggtttctcgttcatcaaatggacgttaagacggctttcctcaatggagagttgaaggaggaaatttacatggatcagccagatggttttgtagtacctggtcaggaaggaaaggtgtgcaagttattaaagtctttatatggccttaaacaagctcctaaggagtggcatgagaagttcgaaagaacattaactgctgccggctttgtagtaaatgatggtgacaagtgcgtgtactatcgctatggtgggggcgaaggagttattctttgtctgtatgtcgacgacatattgatctttggaaccaaacttgatttaattaaggaggttaaggatttcttatctcgctattttgagatgaaggatctaggagtagctgatgttatcttaaacatcaagctgttgagagatgagaatggtgggatcacactgcttcagtctcattatgtggaaaaggtcttgagtcgttttgggtatagcgactgcacgccttctccaactccatatgatgctagtgtgttgcttcgaaagaatcgacggattggtagagatcaactgaggtattctcagattattggctcgcttctgtatttggcgagtgccacgaggcctgacatctcttttgctgtgagcaagctgagtcggtttgtgtcaaaaccaggagatgatcattggcatgcgcttgagagagttatgcgctatttgaaaggcaccgcgagctatgggattcactacaccgggtatccaagggtactagagggttatagtgactcaaactggatatctgatgctgatgagattaaggccacaagtggttatgtttttacacttggtggtggcgctgtttcctagaagtcttgcaagcagaccattttaacgaggtcaactatggaagcagaactcacagtattagacactgccactgttgaagcagagtggcttcgtgaactcttgatggacttacctatggttgaaaaaccaataccccctatactgatgaactgtgataatcaaactgtgatcgtcaagataaacagttctaaggacaatatgaagtcctcaaggcatgtgaagaggagactaaaatctgttagaaaattgaggaactccggagttattacgttggattatatccaaacgtcgaaaaacttggcagatcccttcacatagggtctatcacgtaatgtgatagataatgcatcgatggagatgggtttgagacccaccgcatgagttgtccatagtggtaacccactctatgtgatcggagatcccgtgaagtagaagtgggagacaagttgttggtcagctagaaggagagtatccctatattaattatcccactccgtgaagatgcaatactctcctgatctgcatggaaggttgatacttatcttaatgtgttccaagtggcttattcgggtaagtagagatgttgtcctgcagaacatcttctgaggaacacacctatatgaatttgactgttaacgtcacagtctgtgagaattgggtgttctctaataaattcatgaaaggccctggagtatgacgtatacgctccacccacgGGGAAGCCTTGCGACAGCCCAGTACcgatcaagaatttgtgtgaaactagtttcacagaaaacttgtagttcaaggcatagtccactatttaagttgtgatctagtgtagcataaatttctgagtggaagttcaacttcacagtctccactaagcaccggtatataaacaatgttttggaactaaatgatgagatgtgccaatgagactttgtgggggattgttggaattttgctagtaggcctttggcccaaagcccaactaaaattctgaaattctcttggcccattcatgcacacatgtgagtggagtgagtgaggctaaagtttagtcccaccccggaagttgagagagagttgcacctttttataaggtgagctcttctatcacttgtatgagcatgagaagagaagacctacacgcgcgctcctcctcgctcgcctcgccacgccacgtcacgcctcgtcacgacgtgccgcaccgcgggttgcgggattgagccgagccaaggacagagctatgcatgttgtctatatttttgctgcacgggaaaaattaatgagtcattaattaataattaacggacgcgttaattactgaaccgtttccgattcttttggatcgtgacgactcggacgtggggtttactcccacgacctacccgacccgcactctatagtcaggcagacgtctaccctagccgccgccgctttgtatgatttctcaccaccgttccagatcattgcaccgccaagcaagtcttctccatccctccttccggcgtgcaatgcgagaagggacagcaggcctccggaaccccgcctctcgtgatcctgtacgggagaggggcgatcaggtttttggggagcgcactcgcgcgactgctggcagcgacgatttCTTTCCCGACCTcgacaacctcatcctcgacgacatgggcgacaacgtcaacgccggcggtgctgcacccgctgcatcgtatgtgattctatccttcctgttcgagatcgtggtagaattcatgtttctagtatgtgccctggatgtgatatgttcatctgctgtgctagttcgcatgattaattTAATCTATGTTGccgtggtcatgatttatcttctgtttattcgaattaaatctcgtagtaatttgctcatatttccaacataataCATATGGCTTTAGGCATTTAAAAAAAAGAAACGTACAAACAAAGTGCCTCAGTTGAGTCATGCTGAGAAAAAACGGGTAAAAAATCAACATATGCATATTGTTTGGTCGCCGGTGGGTAGGTTTCTTGCATTAGGGGAGCAATTCTGCATAATGTTTGGTGTCTTGCATTGGCTGGACTGATGCAACTACGCGGTGTTTAGTTACATACATGCAATGTGATTAAGAGTTAACATCTACACATAACACATATAGCTACACAATGCCATGGCGACTAAGGTGGACGGTGGCCGCGGCCAACACGACGAGCACATAATCATTGGTGACTTTGTCAGCGGCGTGACGAACTACTTGCTAGCGTCGTCGTTGCAGAGAAAGTCCGTGCGGAGGGACGAATAGGAGGGCGCTGAGGCAGAGGACAGAGAAGGAGAAATGCAGTGCGCACACCATGGCCGCGTCCGTGTAGTAGGACGAGGGAGAGGAGGTGGAAAGGAACGACGCTCAAGACGACTCCAGTATAGTAGGACGCGGGCAAGGAGGTCGAGAGGAACGACGTCGGCGATGGTGACAGTGCAGCAAGATACGGGAGAGTAGGCCGAAAGGTTGAAGCATTCAGGCCTAGAAATGCTTCAAAGTTCGTGCTATGCAGGTCAAACAGTGAATGTGAGAAATTAAACAGGCCAAATTCTTCCCGCGTGGGTCTGATTAGGCTCTATTCGAACAACCAAACACGTCCATAAATACGAGCATGCTGTCCAAAAAATGAATATAAATATGGGCCTGTTCTGTAGGTAAaatttgaaattctttttaggtaaaTATAAAAACAAAAATGTTAACGCCCATATGTGTGGGCGTTAGCCAACTCACCTACACgcctccatcaccgtccagtaacttctgcacgaatcttggcacgaaTTAGCTGATTTTATATGTCACGTAGGACAACTAGCGTGTGTGGTGTGTGAGAAAGGtcgcccacacatccgttttaccacacggaggggccggtgtgtgggcgtttagcagttcgcccacaccagttttcagtcacgcacaaggactggtgtgtgggcgtttgccatctcgcccacacgttcgcctcctctcccacacccaagctgctagttgccatgcattttgcagtgtacatggcaactgctCTAGTGTGATTGCAAGCAGATGACAATTCTTTTTTTTAGCCGAACATGTCAGTTGCTATATGTTTggcatggtacatggcaaactgccctagcatgcacgtaagcagatggcaattctTTCTTTTTAAATGGCAACTGCTctagcgtgcttgtgagcacatggcaattctctcttttacccgaacatgttttttgccatgcctttttttgtagcgctacatggcaactgcctagtgttagtaggtgacaactcctaaagttttgaaatcatggcaactgcagtagaccagaccacacatggcaacagTTGTAGTTGTGCAAAAAAATGACAATCTGGaactttgacctgagatggcaactgtagttgtccgacatggcaaccgtagttcagcgacatggcaactgcactcaaacgaacatggacgaggatccggcccatggcaactgcggggcgcgcggtaaagtgtcacgtggggcgtgcaggaccacgaggtacgaggcctgacgtaTCGGGCGTGTGGACgttatctatttcgcccacacGCACACGTGTAAGAGGGACCGGGAGGAAAAAAAGAGGCGTGTGggcgctagttgttttgcccacacacagACGTGTGGGCTGGTCCTCTTAGGCACCCCACAGAACATGTGGACAGATTCcttaacgcccacatgtgtggcaGTTAGCGGCATTCTATAAAAATTACTATTTCCCGCAAGatatataataaataaaataaataaacggcagtactaccgcaagccgcCCCCCACCATCTCGACCGGGGCACCCCAAAACGGAGCACTCGAAGTTCCCCGTTCCCCTCGCATATTTGCTTTTGCAACGCCCCCCGTGCTCTCTTCGCCGAAACATCCCACCAATCCCCCGCCCCTCTGCTTCCTGTCGCCGCTCGCTCTGCTCCCCGCCCGATGGAGTTCTCCCGCCGCGGCCCAGCCACCGACGACCCTCCGCCGCACGGTACGTGCCGCCCGGGACACCCCCCCCGCCTCCGCTGCCTTTGTAGAATCTGACTGCGATTGCATGCGAGAAGCGCTAGAATCTGCATCTGTTGTTTCACGGAGGACTCGAGGTTTTCGAAGCCGGTCATTCCCTGATTTCCTTTTTCTTTATAGGAAGAGGTTCTTCCCTGCATCACGGGAGGCTCCGAGACCGAGGCAATCCATGGTACTGGGACTGTTCTGCCTCTATCTAATCCGCGGCTTACAGAATAGCAGTAGCAGACTAGGTGTGGTTTGATTTGCTTGGGGGCACAAGATTGAAGATCCTGCCCAACTTGTTTGTCGATCCTACTTTATCCGGTTCACGGTTCCTCTGATCAGATGCAGAATACTTGTTCAAGCAAACAAGGGCAAGTCAATGGTGTAGAATTCTGATCCTTATATTATGTTCCTATATTGCCGGTGCAGGAGAGGCAATGCTGGTGATGAGGGACGCCCTGCTGTGGCAGCTCCAGAAGGACCGCCTTCGCCAGGAGATCATCATGGCCGAGCTGGCCAAGATAGAGCGTGCCATGGCCCTGGGTGCTGCGTCCGGTCACCACAGCATGCCGATGCCCCGGGACAGCATGCCGCAGCACAAAGGACCCGTCTTCGGCTGGGAACACTACGCCGACGTGGGTGAGGAAAATGATGTCAAACTACCAAGCAACTATGGAAGGCAGAGTGCAGAGCCCAGATCTTGGAACCCCATCGCGGAAGATCGCGCGGAAAAATGCTGCAGCCCGTGCAAATGCAGGGTTGATCCGGGTGAACATAACTCGGCATTTGATGAACAGAAACCGCGAGATTCCAGTGAGGTGAGCAGCTTGTCCATTTTGTTATCTTCTCATATGTCATCTGTTTTGCTTATTTATTACTTCATTGGAATGAGGTGAGCAGCCGCTTTCATCAGTCCATTTTTGTTATTGTCAGGCAAATTGTTGTTAAGAAAACATCTTATGTTACTATCGGTATACTTATTACCTCGTAGTCATAGTTCACAATATCTGGACCTTGGTAGAACTTTTATAGCATACCATTATCAGTACTGGCAAGTTTGCTCGGCTTGTTCTCAGAATCATATACTAATGATCTGGCCAAACTTTAAAGAACTTATAAGGCCATGAAAGCGTCGCCTTCTCTGTTGTCAGAAGTACATACTAATGGTCTAATCTAACTGCATATCAAACAGAATGTTCCTCCAAATAAAGCGTTGCCTGCGGAGAAGTGGGAACTGACAGGAATAACCATACCAGTTAAGAAGCCGAAGCCACCCATGAGCCCCAGAAAAAGAAAGAAGCCACCCATGAGATGGAGTTGCCCGGTGTGCCAGGTACAAGCAGACTGTGCGCAGGACGTACATAAGCATTGTGCCGGGAAGAAGCACCGGTCAAATATAGCAAGACTGGAATCAGGCATTAAGGCCCTCGGTGGTCAGAAGGCAAAAAAAGCAGCAGAACCTTCTCTTGGTACATATCAGATGAAAACATCCTTGATAAGATGGAGCTGCAGCACCTGCCAGGCCAACGGTACATGCCAGTCagacttggaggagcacctcaaagGCACATGGCATCAGCATAACATCAATGCCTTATGCAAAGGAGGCAACAACAATATTGTGGAGAACATTTCACTGCATGAAGCAAAATCGCGCGAGAGCAATGTGCCACAGCATGCAGAGAAGCCATCTTTAGCAGGTTGCAACATTTGCCAAGTTATCTGTGGCCGCGAATCAGATCTTGAGATCCACCTGAAGGGTAAAAGGCACTTAAAGAAGATTCAAGCTCTATTCGAAGAAAGCAATACCAAGGCAATCAATTCTGAGTCTCTGAAAGCAAACTTGAACCCGGACAGCGGGCCGCTACATGTGGAGAAAATGAACTGTGACCTAGACTTGGAGAACCACGTCAGAGATGAAAGACGCACACTGAATGCTCGGACCCTTTGCGAAACAATCAACCAAGAGGAAAACAGTCCACCAGAAATTTCCAAAGAACAAACACCATCCTTGGAATGGGATTGCACTATGTGCCAGGCCAAATGTGCCTCTAAAGCCCATTTCGAGAATCACTGCATAAGCAGAAAGCATCAACAGAGGACCCAGGTGATACTCAGCGAATGCGATATCACGAAAACGGGCAGGACCCATGCGGTACTCAGCGAAGGCGATATCACGAAAATGGGCAATATCCACATGGAAGCATCATGCAAAGAAGGCAGTAACAATGATATGGAAAAGAACGTTGTGTCACAGGAAGCAAAATCGCATGAGAGCAATGTGCCAGAGCATGCAGAGAAACCACCTTCAGTACAGAGCTGCAACATTTGCCAAGGTATCTGTAACTGCGCACCAGATTTTGATATGCCGCAACATGTAGAGGAGACGAGTTGCAAATTAAGCTGGGAGAGCTACCTCAGACCCAGAGACGAGAGTCTCCAACTGATGGATGATTGGGCCCTTCGCGAAAAAATTAACCAAGATAAAAGCAATCCACCAGAAATGTCCAAGGACCAAATATCATCCTCGGAATGGGATTGCGCTACATGCCAGGCCAAATGTAACTCTGACCCTCAAACCGAGCATCACTGTAAAAACGGAAAGCATCAACAGAAGATCGATGTGACACTCCACGAAGGCGATATTGCCGAAGTTAGCAGTCTCAATGCAGCCCTTTGCAAAGAAGACAATAACAGCCATATGGACGTTGCGGCATGGGAAGCAAAATCGGATGAGTGCATTGTGTCGCAGCATGTAGAGAAGCCACCTTCAGTATGGAGTTGCAGCGATTGCCAAGTTATCTGTGCCCGCGAATCAGATTTTGAGGTCCACCTGAAGCGTGAAAGGCACTTGATGAAGATTGGAGCCCTGCTCGAAGAAAGTAAGAACATGGCAATATCCGAGTCACAGAAAGCAAACCTGTACCCGGACAGCGTGCCGCAGCATGCGGAGAAAATGAATTGTGAATTAGATTTGGGGAACAACCACGGAGATGAGAGACACCAACTGAATGTTTGCTCCCCTTGCAAAGAAAACAACCAAATGAAAAAAAATCCTCCAGAAATTGCCAACGACCAAGAACCACCCTCAGAATGGGATTGTGCTATGTGTCGGGAAAAATGTAACTCTGAATCTCAGATTGAGCATCATTGTGAAAGCAGAAGGAATCAACAGAAGACCGACGT
It encodes:
- the LOC119301690 gene encoding uncharacterized protein LOC119301690 isoform X1 — encoded protein: MEFSRRGPATDDPPPHGEAMLVMRDALLWQLQKDRLRQEIIMAELAKIERAMALGAASGHHSMPMPRDSMPQHKGPVFGWEHYADVGEENDVKLPSNYGRQSAEPRSWNPIAEDRAEKCCSPCKCRVDPGEHNSAFDEQKPRDSSENVPPNKALPAEKWELTGITIPVKKPKPPMSPRKRKKPPMRWSCPVCQVQADCAQDVHKHCAGKKHRSNIARLESGIKALGGQKAKKAAEPSLGTYQMKTSLIRWSCSTCQANGTCQSDLEEHLKGTWHQHNINALCKGGNNNIVENISLHEAKSRESNVPQHAEKPSLAGCNICQVICGRESDLEIHLKGKRHLKKIQALFEESNTKAINSESLKANLNPDSGPLHVEKMNCDLDLENHVRDERRTLNARTLCETINQEENSPPEISKEQTPSLEWDCTMCQAKCASKAHFENHCISRKHQQRTQVILSECDITKTGRTHAVLSEGDITKMGNIHMEASCKEGSNNDMEKNVVSQEAKSHESNVPEHAEKPPSVQSCNICQGICNCAPDFDMPQHVEETSCKLSWESYLRPRDESLQLMDDWALREKINQDKSNPPEMSKDQISSSEWDCATCQAKCNSDPQTEHHCKNGKHQQKIDVTLHEGDIAEVSSLNAALCKEDNNSHMDVAAWEAKSDECIVSQHVEKPPSVWSCSDCQVICARESDFEVHLKRERHLMKIGALLEESKNMAISESQKANLYPDSVPQHAEKMNCELDLGNNHGDERHQLNVCSPCKENNQMKKNPPEIANDQEPPSEWDCAMCREKCNSESQIEHHCESRRNQQKTDVILREGDIAIVNSLHIVSSCKEGDNNSTGITPQEAKSDENNVQQHAEKPPPVWDCSVCQVTCNRESDLVFHLNSKRHLKKFRALLEGSNNKAMNSDSQTANLNQDSVPQHAEKTNCELNWESYHRLGDKKHQLNVQALGEAINQDKNSPAEKDQMLSSEWDCAMCQAKCNSKVQLEHHCTGRKHQQKTQAVLGEGDIAEISSSNDMAKNVVSRDAKSRERNVPQHVEKPPLVGCSICQVICGRESDLEIHLKAKRHLKKIRALFEESQKAINSESLKANLNRDSGPLQVGKMDCDLDSENHLRDERHQLNVLTLCETINQEENSPPEISKDQTPSSEWDCAACQVKCISRAHFENHCISRKHQQRTQVMLSEGDIAMVNSLRMGASCKGSNNVSQDAKSHESNAPEHESPPIKSCSICQGICNCESDLDIHLMSKRIQVVTEECKNTAMSSELQKAKLNSSDVPQHVEETSCQLNWESYSRRGDESLQLVDDQALCEKINQDKNNPPEIAKDQIPSSEWDCATCQAKCNSKAQFENHCMSRKHQRKVQVMLARGDLS